The genomic DNA CTCGTACGGCTGCGGAATGCGATCGCTCATGACTCAAGTGTGCCTGCGGCCGAGAATCCGTCCCAGCCGGGACCGTACGCCCCAGGCCGGTACCCGCCAGGCCGCCTCGGCGAAGATGTCCTTGCTCATCTTGGAGTCGCCGCGCTCGCGCTCGACGAAGGTGATCGGGACCTCCACGACGTGGTGGCCGGCGTCGGCCACGCGCCGGGCCAGATCCACCTGGAAGCAGTACCCCTGCGAGGCGATGTTCGCCAGCCCGATGCCCTCCAGCGTCTCCCGGCGGAACGCGCGGTAGCCGCCGGTGACGTCCCGGATGCGCAGCCCGAGCCAGAGCCGCGAGTACGCGCTGCCGCCGCGGGAGATGAACTCCCGGGACTTGGGCCAGTTGACCACCCGGCCGCCGGGCACCCACCGGGAGCCGAGCACCAGGTCGGCGCCCTTGAGCGCGGTGAGCAGCCGGGGCAGTTCCTCCGGCCGGTGCGAGCCGTCGGCGTCCATCTCGACCAGCACGCCGTAGTCCCGCTCCAGGCCCCAGCCGAAGCCGGCCAGGTAGGCGGCGCCCAGGCCCTCCTTGCCCGCCCGGTGCAGCACGTGTACGTGCTCGTCGTTCGCGCTCAGCTCGTCGGCGAGCTTCCCGGTGCCGTCCGGGCTGTTGTCGTCGACGACCAGGACGTCCGCGTCCGGCACCGCGGCCCGCACCCTGGAGACGATCGACTCGAGGTTCAGGGCCTCGTTGTACGTCGGGATGATCACCAGGATCCCGCCCAGCGGGCCGTAGCGCCCCTGAACCCCGTCTGTCACTGCCGTCCCTTCCGCAATTCCCGCTTGAGCCGTCCACGCGCGCACACGGCCGCGCGGGACGGACGCCCACCATAGCCAGAGTCCGGCGGAGTCCGGCACCGAGGCGGTGCGCAACGGTACCGCGGGACGGGCGGGGGCGATGACAGGGACGGGCGCGTAGACCGCGGAAGAAGGAGGGAACGGGAGTGGCGGCCGGTGGCTCGCGGGGCCGTGCCCGCACGGCCCGTGCCACTGCGGGTCGGGCCCGGCGCCCTTCGGTCCGACCTGGGACCCGCTGGCTGCGGATCGACCGAGGGCCGTTGTCTACTGAGCGTCCGGGCCCCACCCGGGGTCACACCAGCCCGACGGATGCCATCCTCCCTCGCCCCCGTGCCGGAGTCCTGGACCTGGCTGCCTGCGATGGGGCGCCGGTGCGGCACACCATCCGTGGCCCAGAGCGTTCCACGACTGCGCGGAGGTGATCCGGCCGGACGTCCTGTGGTGGACTCGGCCGAAACTACCCGCCGTTGCCCGTTGCGTGTCAACAGCCGTGTCACCTGTGGCGTTTTGCCGAAGCGGCTGGTCAGTCCCGAAATCAGGCCGTGGTCCCACGCCCGGGACGGCCTTCGTTCGGCCTATCGAAGATCGTTAACTCACCCGATCGGCCCCGGGTGGACGGTGTTTCCGGCCACGACGGTACGCAGGCACACGGGCAGTTCCGCGCCGGGCGTGAGGTCGGGCAGGCCCGGGGTGCCGGAGCGCGGGTCGGTCGACCAGTTCGCGACCCGCTCGTCGGGCACCTGTACGACGAGGTCGCCGGCCGCCCAGACGGCGTAGTCCGCGGGCGCGCCGGGCACGAGCACGCCGGCGTCGTCGCGGCCGACAGCCCGCCAGCCGCCGCGGGTGTGGGCGGTGAAGGCGGCGCGAACGGAGATGCGGTGCTCGGCCGTGTGGTGGAACGCGGCGGCCTGGACGGTGCGCCAGGGGTCGAGCGGGGTCACCGGGGCGTCGGAGCCGAGGGCGAGCGGCACACCGGCGCGCAGGAGGGCCGCGTACGGGTTGAGGGCCCGCGCCCGCTCCGGTCCCAGCCGGGCCGCGTACATGCCCTCCTCGCCGCCCCAGGCGGCGTCGAACGCCGGCTGCACGGACGCCGTGATCGCCAGCTCCGCGAACCCGGCGACGGTCTCCGCGGTGAGCATCTCCGCGTGCTCCACCCGGTGCCGCAGCGCCCGTACGCGGTCCAGGCCGACCCGCTCGGCCGCGGCCCGTACGCCGTCGACCACGGCGGCCACCGCGGCGTCCCCGATCGCGTGGAACCCCGCCTGGAGCCCCGCCTCGGTGCAGGCGGCGACGTGGTCGGCGACGGCGGCGGCGTCGAGGTAGCCGTTGCCTCGGTGCCCGGGGCGGTCGGCGTACGGCTGCGTCAGGTGGGCGGTACGGGAGCCGAGGGAGCCGTCGGCGCAGAAGTCGCCGGCCGCGCCGAAGGCGCCGAGTTCGCGGAGGCGCCGGGCGTCCTCGGGCCCGGTGACGGCCTCGCCCCAGTAGCCGGTCACCCGCGGCCCCGGCCGCTCGGCGGCCAGCGCGAGCAGCGCCGCGAAGTCGTCCTCGCCGCTGATGTCGGGGCCCGCGCACTCGTGCACGGAGCCGATGCCGACGGCCGCGGCCCGGTCGAGCGCGGCGCCCTGCGCGGCGGCGCGCTGCGCGGGCGACATGGCGGCGTACGCGGCGCGGCGTACGGCGTGGTGGGCGTCGCGGGTCAGCGGCGCGTCGGGGGCGTAGCCGTCGCGGTCCGCGACGCCGGGCACCAGGTCGAGCAGGGCGGTGCTGACGGCGGCGGAGTGGACGTCGACGCGGGTCAGGTAGAGCGGGCGGCCGCCGGCGGCCTCGTCGAGTTCCGCGCGGGTCGGTGGGCGGCCCTCGGGCCAGCCGGTCTCGTCATACCCCTGGCCGATGAGCACCCGGTCCGCGGGACGGTCGGCGGCGTGCGCGCGGATCCGGGCCAGCGCGTCGGCCAGCCCGGTGGCGCCGGAGAGGTCGAGCCCGGTCAGCGCCAGCCCGGTGGCGGTCAGATGGACGTGCGCGTCGGTGAACGCCGGGGTGACGAGGGCGCCTTCGAGGTGGAC from Streptomyces sp. CMB-StM0423 includes the following:
- a CDS encoding polyprenol monophosphomannose synthase yields the protein MTDGVQGRYGPLGGILVIIPTYNEALNLESIVSRVRAAVPDADVLVVDDNSPDGTGKLADELSANDEHVHVLHRAGKEGLGAAYLAGFGWGLERDYGVLVEMDADGSHRPEELPRLLTALKGADLVLGSRWVPGGRVVNWPKSREFISRGGSAYSRLWLGLRIRDVTGGYRAFRRETLEGIGLANIASQGYCFQVDLARRVADAGHHVVEVPITFVERERGDSKMSKDIFAEAAWRVPAWGVRSRLGRILGRRHT
- a CDS encoding amidohydrolase, whose protein sequence is MTADSPAARPAETANSASSPAGSARRTVLLRGGTVHSPADPFATAMVVEGDRVAWVGSEGAADGFADAGTVDEVVHLEGALVTPAFTDAHVHLTATGLALTGLDLSGATGLADALARIRAHAADRPADRVLIGQGYDETGWPEGRPPTRAELDEAAGGRPLYLTRVDVHSAAVSTALLDLVPGVADRDGYAPDAPLTRDAHHAVRRAAYAAMSPAQRAAAQGAALDRAAAVGIGSVHECAGPDISGEDDFAALLALAAERPGPRVTGYWGEAVTGPEDARRLRELGAFGAAGDFCADGSLGSRTAHLTQPYADRPGHRGNGYLDAAAVADHVAACTEAGLQAGFHAIGDAAVAAVVDGVRAAAERVGLDRVRALRHRVEHAEMLTAETVAGFAELAITASVQPAFDAAWGGEEGMYAARLGPERARALNPYAALLRAGVPLALGSDAPVTPLDPWRTVQAAAFHHTAEHRISVRAAFTAHTRGGWRAVGRDDAGVLVPGAPADYAVWAAGDLVVQVPDERVANWSTDPRSGTPGLPDLTPGAELPVCLRTVVAGNTVHPGPIG